Proteins encoded by one window of Cylindrospermum stagnale PCC 7417:
- a CDS encoding tetratricopeptide repeat protein: MVEETNSPSPKSIKMEATANDESKLTQVGHVDAENFNLTTEQLQIVVHLEGSTKAESPGFLKAGNPPKTLAYWQGREEEIAKLGQWLTDKNTFLIGIEGIGGTGKSMLAAKIYEEIEGLPKRFWADVSYGAGFSDLARQVLTEFGFRVPEEETKLLEALVKCLKSGQYLLIIDNLESLLQLDRQWGSQFYGDFFNAWVEYGGNSKVIVTTRERPELPKFTWLPLKGLKVEEGEALLRELGIQGDLGEFVKLVDGHPLLLRLVADLLKEVYPQDPDLRRLADLGLGNLSQLLTDSKVIGQHRLENVGMVLVLDASFERLSELQKALLLNISVYRGAVDSAAAVAVLPGSSEVEIEGELRNLVKRSLLLEKLDERRRFEFQPVVLEYVRYKAGEQIEAHQRAINYFLLNVKQPPWQTKEDIKEYLEIFYHRYELENYALAFDILRKCDNFLTLRGYYAIQVNLYDQLIAAWEKNQEREKDNYRVVFTILGNAHNSLGQYQQAITYHQKSLQIAKKIGDRYGEGSSIIGLGNAHNSLGQYQQAIDYYQQSLQINREMGDRSGEGFSLNNLGAVYNNWEQYQQAIDFLQQSLHIFKEIDDRSGESTCLGNLGNAYDCLGQYLQAIHFFQQSLQINREIGDRSKEGNALLNLGNAYNLLADYKQAINYYQRSLQIAGEIGDLNLKSACLGNLGTIHGHLGNYQQVIQFQQRSMQIAKEIGDLNGEANAWLNLGLSLERLNRESDALGAYRNACELYQTMGIDAKVQICNNAIERLSQPRAPVVSRRGFWGLLHRLWRWLRTWFRR, encoded by the coding sequence ATGGTGGAAGAAACTAACTCCCCTAGTCCGAAAAGCATCAAAATGGAGGCAACTGCTAACGATGAGAGTAAATTAACTCAAGTTGGTCATGTTGATGCAGAGAATTTTAATCTGACAACAGAGCAGTTGCAAATTGTTGTTCATTTAGAAGGTAGCACCAAAGCAGAATCGCCTGGGTTTCTCAAAGCGGGAAATCCCCCAAAAACTTTGGCTTACTGGCAGGGACGAGAAGAAGAAATCGCCAAATTGGGGCAATGGTTAACTGATAAAAATACTTTCTTAATTGGCATTGAAGGCATCGGTGGTACTGGGAAATCGATGTTAGCAGCAAAAATTTATGAAGAAATCGAAGGTTTGCCTAAGCGCTTTTGGGCAGATGTTAGTTATGGGGCAGGTTTTAGCGATTTAGCGCGTCAAGTTCTCACAGAATTTGGCTTTCGGGTTCCAGAAGAAGAAACTAAGTTATTGGAGGCGCTGGTTAAATGTCTGAAATCTGGGCAATATTTATTAATTATTGATAATCTGGAGAGTTTATTACAACTAGATAGACAGTGGGGAAGTCAGTTCTACGGGGACTTTTTCAATGCTTGGGTGGAATATGGCGGCAATAGTAAGGTAATAGTCACCACTAGGGAAAGACCGGAATTACCAAAATTTACATGGCTACCCTTGAAAGGTTTGAAAGTAGAAGAAGGGGAAGCGCTGTTAAGAGAGTTAGGTATTCAGGGGGATTTAGGGGAGTTTGTGAAATTGGTAGATGGGCATCCCCTGCTGTTGAGATTGGTAGCAGATTTGTTAAAAGAAGTATATCCTCAAGACCCAGATTTAAGACGTTTAGCAGATTTAGGTTTGGGGAATTTGTCGCAGTTGTTGACAGATAGTAAGGTAATTGGTCAACATCGGCTAGAAAATGTGGGGATGGTGTTGGTGTTGGATGCCAGTTTTGAGCGATTGAGTGAGTTGCAAAAGGCTTTATTGCTCAATATCAGCGTTTATCGTGGTGCTGTTGATAGTGCTGCGGCTGTGGCTGTTTTGCCGGGAAGTTCGGAAGTAGAGATTGAGGGAGAACTGAGAAACTTGGTTAAGCGTTCTCTGTTGTTAGAGAAACTTGATGAAAGGCGGCGGTTTGAGTTTCAGCCTGTGGTGTTGGAGTATGTGCGGTATAAGGCTGGTGAGCAGATAGAGGCGCATCAGCGAGCTATTAATTACTTTCTTTTGAATGTTAAACAACCACCCTGGCAGACTAAAGAAGATATCAAGGAATATTTAGAAATTTTCTATCACAGGTATGAACTAGAAAATTATGCCTTGGCCTTTGATATCTTGAGAAAATGTGATAATTTTTTGACATTACGCGGTTACTACGCTATCCAAGTTAATTTATACGATCAATTAATAGCAGCTTGGGAGAAAAATCAGGAAAGAGAGAAAGATAATTATCGGGTAGTTTTTACTATTTTAGGCAATGCTCATAACTCATTGGGGCAATATCAGCAGGCGATCACTTACCATCAGAAATCTTTGCAGATAGCTAAGAAGATAGGCGATCGCTATGGTGAGGGTAGTTCTATAATAGGTTTAGGTAATGCTCATAACTCATTGGGGCAATATCAGCAGGCGATAGACTACTACCAGCAATCTTTACAAATAAATAGGGAAATGGGCGATCGCTCTGGTGAAGGTTTTTCCTTAAACAATTTGGGTGCTGTTTACAACAACTGGGAGCAGTATCAACAAGCAATTGATTTTCTCCAGCAATCTTTACATATATTTAAGGAGATAGATGATCGCTCTGGTGAATCAACTTGTTTAGGGAATTTGGGTAATGCTTACGATTGCTTGGGGCAGTATCTACAGGCAATTCATTTTTTCCAGCAATCTTTACAAATAAATAGGGAAATAGGTGATCGTAGTAAAGAAGGTAACGCCTTACTTAATTTAGGTAATGCATACAACCTCCTGGCCGACTATAAGCAGGCAATTAACTACTACCAGCGATCGCTACAAATAGCTGGGGAGATAGGTGATCTTAATCTTAAAAGTGCCTGCTTAGGAAATTTAGGTACTATTCACGGACATTTAGGGAATTACCAGCAAGTAATTCAATTTCAGCAAAGGTCTATGCAAATAGCTAAAGAGATAGGTGATCTTAATGGTGAAGCAAATGCTTGGCTTAATTTGGGTCTATCGTTAGA